AACCACCTTGCGCCGAGTCATTGCAAAACAAGCACAGCTCCTTGCATCAAGCCTTAGGTCGCCCCAACAAGATTTCAGCTATTACAAAGCACGGTGGTGATTTCATGCGCTTGATATCGATATACGACATTTCTGGTGATTCTTTGAGAAACAAGGTGGCTAACCGACTGAAGGACTATGGAATGAAACGTATTCAGTATAGCGCCTTCTATGGCAATCTGTCAGTCCAACAACGAGAGGAATTGCATGAATATCTGGAGAACCTA
The window above is part of the Candidatus Lokiarchaeota archaeon genome. Proteins encoded here:
- the cas2 gene encoding CRISPR-associated endonuclease Cas2 produces the protein MRLISIYDISGDSLRNKVANRLKDYGMKRIQYSAFYGNLSVQQREELHEYLENLLEQGEETDSILFFPICSDCFQKSSSIGQVDLVTLEELKLIFV